The Natronoglycomyces albus genome has a segment encoding these proteins:
- a CDS encoding phage holin family protein: MAFLVRTIVVAFALWLATVLVSGISLAGESSARSLLTLVLVALIFGVVNAVLKPLILVVGCSLYVLTLGLFALVANALLFWLTAWLAEVFSLPFTVDGFWPAFWGALVVSIVTWIMSLALPRRQDLQA; this comes from the coding sequence ATGGCATTTTTGGTGCGGACCATTGTGGTCGCGTTTGCGTTGTGGCTGGCGACAGTCTTGGTGTCGGGGATCAGCCTCGCAGGGGAGAGTTCGGCTCGGAGCCTTTTGACGCTGGTGTTGGTGGCGTTGATCTTTGGTGTGGTCAACGCCGTGTTGAAGCCGTTGATCCTCGTTGTGGGGTGCAGTCTCTATGTGCTGACGTTGGGGCTGTTCGCGTTGGTGGCGAATGCCTTGTTGTTCTGGTTGACGGCGTGGTTGGCGGAGGTCTTCTCGTTGCCGTTCACGGTCGATGGGTTCTGGCCGGCGTTTTGGGGAGCTCTGGTCGTCTCGATCGTCACGTGGATTATGAGTCTGGCGTTGCCTCGCAGGCAGGATTTGCAGGCTTAG
- the pstC gene encoding phosphate ABC transporter permease subunit PstC yields MATNATKKPLPPLRDQLRGKGFSRLADPMFRGAVTIAGVSVLGLLGFMIVHTTAEAWPILSHEGVFGFLSGTHWQSGQHDAAHQEGVSGTYGALPFMYGTLITSLIAIVIALPLALASAIYITQIAPRKVRSTLSSAIEMLAAVPSIVYGLWGLLFFIPFVMRPFFFEPMERFLSPIPIIGPLFEGPVRLGSYMSLGVILAIMILPIITAICREVFSAAPLDEQQAAYGLGATRWEVIRKVLLPRSLSGITGGTMLGLGRALGETMAAAMLVGASQQMGLSLFTGGDTMAGHIANTFADATQETVTALMAIGVALFVFTTFINLAARLLVWRMGRITGDAAV; encoded by the coding sequence GTGGCAACCAATGCCACGAAAAAACCACTGCCGCCGCTGCGCGACCAACTTCGCGGTAAAGGCTTTTCCCGACTGGCCGACCCCATGTTTCGTGGGGCCGTCACCATCGCCGGAGTCTCGGTGCTTGGCCTGTTGGGTTTCATGATCGTCCACACCACCGCCGAAGCCTGGCCCATTCTCAGCCATGAAGGCGTCTTCGGGTTTCTCTCTGGAACCCACTGGCAGTCGGGCCAACACGACGCGGCGCATCAAGAAGGTGTCTCGGGCACGTATGGGGCCTTGCCGTTCATGTACGGCACCCTCATCACCAGCCTTATCGCCATCGTGATCGCGTTGCCGCTGGCCCTGGCCTCGGCCATTTACATCACCCAGATCGCCCCGCGCAAGGTCCGCTCAACTTTGTCCTCGGCCATTGAGATGTTGGCGGCCGTCCCCTCGATCGTGTATGGACTGTGGGGTCTGCTGTTCTTCATCCCGTTTGTCATGCGGCCATTTTTCTTCGAACCGATGGAACGCTTCCTTAGCCCGATTCCCATCATCGGCCCGCTATTCGAGGGACCGGTTCGACTGGGTTCGTATATGTCGCTGGGCGTCATCCTCGCGATCATGATCTTGCCGATCATCACCGCGATTTGCCGGGAGGTGTTCTCGGCGGCCCCCCTCGACGAACAGCAAGCCGCATATGGGCTTGGAGCAACGCGCTGGGAAGTCATCCGCAAGGTTCTTCTGCCCCGCAGCCTTTCGGGCATCACCGGAGGCACCATGCTCGGCCTCGGCCGGGCGCTGGGGGAGACGATGGCCGCGGCGATGCTCGTGGGCGCCAGTCAACAAATGGGGCTGAGCCTCTTCACCGGCGGCGACACCATGGCCGGGCACATCGCCAACACCTTCGCCGACGCCACCCAAGAGACCGTCACGGCCCTCATGGCGATTGGGGTGGCTTTGTTCGTGTTCACCACATTCATCAACCTCGCGGCCCGCTTGTTGGTGTGGCGCATGGGCCGGATCACGGGAGACGCAGCCGTATGA
- the pstS gene encoding phosphate ABC transporter substrate-binding protein PstS yields the protein MFTKRRLAWTTSIALTTGLVLTACGAGDDNADTTTSADYETIDEASAEALEALAEVNSLSGNINGAGASFPFTVYEDWRVHYEQNVQSDVRINYQSVGSGAGITQFLEDTIDFGTSEAYLREGELSTAEGNRDCEAIQVPMLFGSVAIAFQDESLDGLVLDADTIAKIFTRDITNYSDDEIAALNPGRDLPDLEIIPVHRSDGSGTTSVFTTWLEDESGHWVDNMDPASGTEVNWASGTVGGQGNEGVAANLQAETGGLGYVNQSYAYIEGLPQAEVINADGNAVYPTLEATTAGIENLEIPDNYQFDILGIGGDGYPITGTVWNFFYTCGYDDETAAVLKDYWIWATQTPEADQLAMELGYAPMGPELKARVLDELLRINENN from the coding sequence ATGTTCACCAAACGCCGGCTGGCTTGGACCACGTCCATTGCCCTCACCACCGGACTCGTCCTCACCGCATGTGGCGCTGGCGACGACAACGCAGACACCACCACCTCTGCGGACTACGAGACCATCGACGAAGCCAGCGCCGAGGCGCTGGAAGCTCTCGCCGAGGTCAACTCCCTCTCCGGCAACATCAACGGAGCGGGAGCCAGCTTCCCTTTCACCGTGTATGAGGACTGGCGCGTGCACTACGAGCAAAACGTGCAAAGCGATGTGCGCATCAACTACCAGAGCGTGGGCTCAGGCGCTGGCATTACCCAGTTCTTGGAAGACACCATTGACTTTGGAACTTCCGAGGCATACCTGCGCGAGGGCGAACTCTCTACCGCCGAGGGCAACCGCGACTGCGAGGCTATTCAGGTGCCGATGCTCTTTGGCTCGGTCGCCATCGCCTTTCAAGACGAGTCGCTAGACGGCCTCGTGTTGGATGCCGACACCATCGCCAAGATCTTCACTCGCGACATCACCAACTATTCCGACGATGAGATCGCCGCCCTCAACCCGGGCCGGGATCTGCCCGACCTGGAGATCATCCCAGTTCACCGCTCCGACGGCTCTGGAACCACGTCGGTGTTCACCACCTGGCTCGAAGACGAGTCCGGCCACTGGGTCGACAACATGGACCCGGCCTCGGGCACCGAAGTGAACTGGGCCTCCGGAACCGTTGGAGGACAGGGCAACGAGGGTGTCGCCGCGAACCTCCAGGCCGAAACGGGCGGCCTGGGCTATGTCAACCAGTCCTACGCCTACATCGAGGGTCTACCGCAGGCCGAGGTCATCAACGCCGACGGTAACGCCGTCTACCCGACGCTCGAAGCCACGACCGCCGGAATCGAGAACCTCGAAATCCCGGACAACTACCAGTTCGACATCCTCGGCATCGGTGGCGACGGCTACCCGATCACCGGAACGGTGTGGAACTTCTTCTACACCTGTGGATACGACGACGAGACTGCCGCTGTTCTGAAGGACTACTGGATCTGGGCCACCCAGACCCCCGAGGCCGACCAGTTGGCCATGGAACTGGGCTATGCCCCGATGGGGCCGGAGCTGAAGGCCCGCGTGCTCGACGAACTGTTGCGCATCAACGAGAACAACTGA
- a CDS encoding helix-turn-helix domain-containing protein, giving the protein MVKKSKAGEAAIPAQSASSAPPSANVADSQKTSGSSGAAKSTKDLEGGVSPSSNGAKTSKSARGQKHSGATSKAPAREARVVSPTIRRRRVGTELRKIRTESGTSVEVIASALEVTTSTVYRMELGRVGIKPRDVNDYAEACHYQDDEQIAYLKSMASEGRQRGWWARYSDTIEPLYQTYVGLEADAEQLRMYDAIMFNGLLQTREYALATFEHVVQSSREHMEKRIELRIERQSRLSEDLELISVMDEAVIRRILGDRDVSRNQLDHVLEMSENPNVHLQVLPFSVAAYPGMLGSFTVMSFRAMDDPKDDGYRHPDIAYVEGAGLDQYEEFDRVSQFRKVFATLSERALSEEDTRDLIKEVRDNL; this is encoded by the coding sequence ATGGTGAAAAAGAGCAAGGCCGGCGAGGCCGCAATCCCCGCACAATCCGCATCGTCAGCGCCCCCGTCCGCAAACGTCGCTGATTCTCAAAAAACCTCCGGCTCCAGCGGGGCCGCAAAATCCACTAAGGACCTTGAGGGAGGTGTCTCCCCCTCCTCCAATGGCGCGAAGACATCGAAGTCAGCACGCGGGCAAAAACACAGCGGCGCAACCTCCAAGGCCCCCGCTCGCGAGGCCCGCGTCGTCAGCCCCACCATTCGCCGTCGTCGGGTGGGAACCGAGCTGCGGAAGATCCGCACTGAGTCGGGAACGTCGGTAGAAGTCATCGCCTCGGCCCTGGAAGTCACCACCTCCACTGTCTACCGTATGGAGTTGGGGCGCGTCGGTATCAAACCTCGCGACGTCAACGACTATGCCGAGGCTTGCCATTATCAAGACGACGAGCAGATTGCCTATCTGAAGTCGATGGCATCCGAGGGCCGTCAACGTGGATGGTGGGCCCGCTACTCCGACACGATCGAGCCTCTCTACCAGACCTATGTGGGCCTGGAAGCCGACGCCGAACAACTGCGCATGTATGACGCGATCATGTTCAATGGTCTCTTGCAGACGCGCGAGTACGCGCTGGCGACCTTCGAACACGTCGTGCAGTCCTCGCGGGAACACATGGAGAAACGCATCGAGCTGCGCATTGAGCGTCAGAGTCGACTCTCTGAGGACCTGGAACTGATCAGCGTTATGGACGAGGCCGTCATCCGCCGCATATTGGGCGATCGGGATGTGTCGCGAAATCAGCTCGACCACGTCTTGGAGATGTCAGAAAACCCGAACGTGCACTTGCAGGTCTTGCCGTTTAGCGTGGCCGCTTACCCGGGCATGTTGGGGTCGTTCACGGTCATGAGCTTCCGGGCTATGGATGACCCGAAGGACGATGGTTACCGCCATCCCGACATTGCCTATGTGGAGGGAGCCGGTCTCGACCAATACGAGGAGTTCGATCGCGTCTCCCAGTTCCGGAAGGTGTTTGCCACCCTCTCGGAGCGGGCTCTAAGTGAAGAGGACACCCGAGATCTCATCAAAGAGGTCCGCGACAACCTTTGA
- a CDS encoding DUF397 domain-containing protein, whose translation MLTTTWKKSSRSGPTGDCVEARLHYSHVQVRDSKNVNGPILRASPGDWKALLSSSR comes from the coding sequence ATGCTTACCACTACATGGAAAAAAAGTTCCCGATCAGGACCCACAGGCGACTGTGTGGAAGCACGACTCCACTACAGCCACGTCCAGGTCCGAGATTCAAAAAATGTCAATGGTCCGATTCTGCGGGCGAGCCCCGGCGACTGGAAAGCCCTGCTTTCCTCCAGCCGGTAG
- a CDS encoding cation diffusion facilitator family transporter — translation MGGSTHRSGSTRRAPHGHDHHSHAPSVAAAATMGAKHRNKLWIALGLALTVMTFELITAFMTGSLALLSDAAHVGTDALGIGMALAAIIAVQRSLGRSRQTFGWYRLEVLAALGNTLLLFGVAIFVLVEAAKRLSDPPEVNSLPMLAVAIGALVVNVVSLLMLRAGAKESINIRGAYFEVLGDAVSSIGVITAAIIIWTTGWYYADSLMAVAVGLFILPRAWRLGRDALHILLQNAPKHLDMDQVKRSLSDIDGVEEVHDLHVWTLTSGLDVATVHLVLQEERANLKDVLSIARGTLEHDFGITHATLQAEPRSETPKCESIPY, via the coding sequence ATGGGTGGCTCCACTCATCGCTCTGGGTCCACTCGCCGGGCCCCACACGGGCATGACCATCACAGCCACGCCCCCAGCGTCGCCGCCGCGGCCACTATGGGCGCCAAACACCGCAATAAACTCTGGATTGCCTTGGGCCTGGCATTGACGGTCATGACTTTCGAGCTCATCACTGCGTTCATGACCGGTTCCCTCGCCCTATTGTCCGATGCCGCACATGTTGGCACCGACGCACTGGGCATTGGCATGGCTTTGGCCGCGATTATCGCCGTCCAACGTTCTCTGGGCCGTTCCCGTCAGACCTTCGGATGGTACCGCCTAGAGGTCCTCGCCGCGCTTGGAAACACCTTGCTGCTTTTCGGTGTGGCTATATTTGTACTCGTCGAAGCGGCCAAACGGCTGTCCGACCCGCCGGAGGTCAACTCACTTCCCATGCTGGCCGTGGCAATTGGGGCCCTCGTGGTCAACGTTGTCTCCCTGTTGATGCTGCGCGCAGGCGCAAAGGAAAGCATCAATATCCGCGGAGCGTACTTCGAGGTACTGGGGGACGCGGTCAGCTCCATCGGCGTTATCACCGCCGCCATCATTATCTGGACTACCGGCTGGTACTACGCCGATTCACTCATGGCCGTGGCCGTGGGCCTCTTCATCCTTCCCCGAGCCTGGAGGCTCGGGCGAGACGCCTTGCACATTCTGCTACAGAATGCGCCCAAGCATCTCGACATGGACCAGGTCAAGCGCTCGCTATCCGACATCGACGGCGTGGAGGAAGTCCACGACCTGCACGTGTGGACATTGACCTCGGGTCTCGACGTCGCCACGGTGCATCTGGTGCTCCAGGAGGAGCGAGCCAATCTCAAGGACGTCCTGTCCATCGCACGGGGGACATTGGAACACGATTTTGGGATCACGCACGCCACTTTGCAAGCCGAGCCACGCTCCGAAACTCCCAAATGCGAGTCAATTCCATACTAG